The sequence below is a genomic window from Flagellimonas marinaquae.
GGTACGCCTAAAACTATAACGCAGGTCGGTACTTTGAACATAGGCCTTTTTTCCCGTAAATCTTTGGAAACGGAAACCACGAAGTCCATTGTTGCCCCCTAAACTTGCTGCTTGATAAAACTCGTAGCCGTCCCCAAGGGTAAAATGTGCGTTAACTTTTGAGGCCAACACAACTCGACCATCTGCGGTAAGTTTATGGTCCATGGAAAAGGAAGGTTTTATGTAACCAAAGGACCTTGAAGAATCGTCCAGATTGGTTTTGAACCCACCTTCTAGGCTAAATGCCATTCCGATGGTCGGGAAAGCATTATTGTCCGCATTGGAATAATGGTAAGAGGCATCCGCACCAAAGAAACTTAAATGGCTTTCCTCTCCGTTGGCAATATAGAATTCATTGATAAATCTATCCTCTGTCTCCTCTATTTCGATATTTTCATAAGAAATCCCAAGCTTTACCTTGGATCCATAAAATCCTCGCCACACCAAAGCAGGTGAAAACTGTAATGTTCGGATACGCACCCTGTTGTAGTCCAGCCCCAAAGGTTCATCATCATCATTGTTCACCGATTCGTTGCCAAAACCAAAAAAATTGAGGGTAAAATTAGGGCTTGTAAAACGGGCATCCAATGCCAGGTTGACCTTATTGAACACATGGGCAAATTCCCCACTATACCCTAGATCAAATCCATTGGTGGCAAAAAAATAGGACGCATTAAAAGTATGTTGTTGCGTAAATGGATTTTTTCTGAATCCATTAAAGGTATAGGTGTTGGTAAGTCCAATTTTTACCCCATCGTCCGGATTAAAACCGATCATGGGGAGCACTTGGTTGTTATTCCCTTTTATATTCAAAAAGTCATAGGTGTTGGTATCATAATCGTTCACTAATTTGATCCTACCGGCATAGGCTTCATCTAGAGTATTTTTCTTAGTTTTAAAATCATACACCGATATCCTTTTGGAGTCTTCGGAGATTTTATAGATGTCGTTGTTCTGTCCCCCTGCGATCCGAACCTTTATTTTGGAGTCGGCTGTTTTAATATTGAATACATCATCATCATCCAAACCATACAACCAGATTTCCTTGGTATATTCTGGGCTGTAGACCTTGCTGAAAAACAAGTCTGTCATCTCTCCACCTTTTATTCTATAGCCCCGTACCTCGACATTCCCATTGGGCATGGATACAATATTAAAATAATCGTCTTTATCCGTTCCCGTCACCACACTGTATTTATTTAGCACGGCAAAATATTCCTTAGCGGTCTCGACCAAGTTTTGCTTTCTGGCCAATAAAATTGACTTGATCTCCGTCAGTGTTTCGTCCCTAACTTCTTCGGGAAAAGCCATAAAGGCATCATCAATAATATCTGCATTGATATTATCTTGGATAAACTTGGCTTGCTCTATCCACATATCCAAGTCGGCTTCGGACAATAATGCCATATCCAAAGCAAATGTTCTTGGTGAGGATGTAAAGCCTTTAACGCTTCGCACTTTTCCGTGAAATCCTTCAAAAATTCGAAGTGCCGGTACAGCTCTAGAGCCAAAATTCATGATAAGACCATCTCCCCAGCGAGAATACACTTGATCACGATCTCTTGGAATGGGTTTATATAATTTATTCCCGTTTTCCTGCTCAAACTCAGCCCAACGCCATTGATCTACGTGCCTGTCCCAGTCTCCCACAAGGATATCGAACAAACGCGCCTTTACATATTCTTTGTGATCGATACTATACTCCTCATCTTCTCGTAATTTATCCATGAGGTCGTATGTGCTTTCTATTTTTTTTGTATAGCCAAAACTTTTTAGGTTATCGTGATCGTCGGACACATGCTCCTCGATCATATAAAGCTCATCGCCAAATTCTTGGTTATAGTCCCCCAAAACAGATTGTTTGGGCACGTAATACAATTTCGGGTTGGTATGGAACATTCCCAGGGCATCGGAAAGTTTACCTATGGTAAAAGGGGCATATGGGTGTGCGCCGGTATATAGGTCCAACAACAACTTTTCTGTGTAGGTATCCTCAAACTGACCTATAATATACTGATCCTGAAAAGCAATGGCCTGCAAATATCTTTCGGCGCTTTTTCTTAGGCCGCGCATTACATATTCCTTTCCTTGCCTATCGGCAAGACGCAACGAATTGGATTGATTCCCCCCTCCTTTCCTGACCACAGTCAATCCGCCAAAAAGCGTATCGAGCCGAACGGTGGGGGCCTTTACCTGTGTGGCATAATATTTTCGATAACGCTCACCCCAAAGCCACTTATGAAACCCACTTTTTTCTATATCCTCGGCCGAATACACCGAAGCCATTTTGTATGCTGGGAACTCATCGGAAAGTTCCACTTTTTTAGTAGATCTATCAGGAGGTAGGACTTGGGTTTCGAACAAAAGCTCGTGACTATCTGCATCGGCACCATAGAACTCGACTTTGGAAGAGCCGTCCGTGAATACTTTGAGGATGGCATATCCATTTCTTCCGGTGGAAAATTTGCTGCCATTCAATAAGCGTGTGGCTCCTGTTTTGGCTCCGGAACCGCTTACAATTTGTGGTTTTCCAAACTCCTTAATGTATTGAAGCGTATGTTCGTGACCGGAAGCAAAAATCACCTTGTCCGAATATTGAGAGAGGGTTACGATTCGTTTTTTCAGTTCGTTGTAGCGCCTGTTGGTAATATCTTCTGCCGTGGCCCCGGAAGTTTTTCTCAAAAGATTGATCGCCGACCCTAAAATGGGCATGGGCACCTTGCCACCATTAGGGTACAAACCTTGTTTAAAGGAATATTGACCACCGTGCGACCCATAAGTGAACATAGGATGGTGCATGGCCACAAGAATGGTTTTATCCCTGTTTTTTTTAATCAAACTTTCAAACTCCTCAAAGAACCGGCCCCTGTTTTTAATCTCGCACTCATCATTCATGGTTGGGTGCTTGTCCCAATTGACCAGGTACCATTCCGTATCGATGGCAATTACCAATAGTTCATCGTTGATTTCTATATCTTCAATGGGGCAGCCGTTCTCCGGTTGAAAGGCTTCATTATCGTCCAGTGCATCCTCCACGTATTCCTCCTCTCTTTTTAGACCCTTCAGCCCATCGCTGTACCAATCGTGGTTTCCAGGAATAAACAAGGTTTTTCCCTTAAAATTATCCAAAGTAGCCAATTGCGCATCCAAATAATGTTTGGAATGTTCATATCCTTCTCGATCTTTATCTTTATCCACAAAACCTGCCGGGTAAATATTGTCCCCTAAAAAAATTGCCGTGCTATTTTTGTCGGCATTGTCCAAAACATCTTTGATTTTTTTTAAGGTGGGGTTGAGCTCTCCCATGGGAGACTTCCCTGCATCTCCTATCAGATAAAAAGTGTGCTCTACTTCTTTATCTTCCCACCCGGTATTGTTGGTAAAAGGCTCGGCGTATTTGGTTTGGTACGTTGCACAGCCATACAAAAACACAATTAATAAGCCTATAAAGTAATGTTTCTTCATATCTCACAAGGTTGATTCCAAAATTTTGTAATTTGGATGTCTCCAATCAGAAGATATGTCGGAAATTGTTGAAAAAACTAAACTCTTCGTTACCAATCTATTAACAGAAAAGCTAGATTCCAAGTTCTTGTACCACAACTTACGACATACCGAACGAGTTGTTAAAAGTACTAAAGAATTGATCAACTACTATGACCTTGGAGAGGTAGAAAATGAAAGATTGCTCGTTGCGGCATGGTTTCACGATGTAGGCCATGTGAACGGAATGGAAGAACACGAAGAAAAAGGATGTAAGATCGCAACCGATTTTCTTACGGATAACGGGGTGGATAACACTACTATAGAGGAAGTATGCTCCTTGATCATGGCCACCAAAATGTCCAAAGAGCCCGATAATTTAATGGAGAGCATAATTTGTGACGCGGATTTTTCGCATTTGGCAAAGAGAAGCTATTGGGAGACCACCGATTTTTTAAAAGACGAACTTGAGGAATTGGGTGTTGGCAAGTATACCTCCAAGCAATGGAGGGACAAGAACATTAAAATGTTCCGAAATCATGTTTTTTATACGGATTATGCCAAGGAAAATTGGGAGGACGGAAAGCAAAAAAACCTAAAACAACTTCTTAAAGAAAAGAAAGACGAAAAGAAGATTGCCAAGAAAGAGGCCTTAAAGGCCAAATATAAAAGTGAAAGTCCTGACCGCAGTGTACAAACACTATATCGCGTAACCCTTCGCAACCACTTAAAACTCAGTGATATTGCAGATACCAAGGCCAACATTTTGCTATCTGTAAACGCCATCATAATTTCTTTGGTACTGGCCAATTTGTTCACCAAATTGGACAATCCTTCCAACTCCTATATGATCTACCCAACGTTTATATTGATTTTGTTCAGTGTAATTTCCATGGTCCTTTCCGTGTTGGCTACTAGGCCGAATATTACATCGGGCAAGTTCACCAAGGAAGATGTTGAGAAAAAAAGGGTAAATCTGTTGTTCTTTGGCAATTTCCATAAAATGGAGCTACAAGAATACGAATGGGCTTTAAAAGAATTGATCAAGGATAAGGACTATGTATACTCCTCTCTCACCAAAGACCTCTACTACTTGGGCGTGGTCCTAGATCGAAAATACAAGATTTTGCGCGTAACCTACAACATATTTATGCTGGGCATAATTATATCGGTACTTGCATTTGGGATCGCATTTAGGTTTTTTGGACCGGACAGATTGATTTTTTAGATCAAAGACTCAATTCGGCCATTAGGTCATCATACGTATAGGTCCTTTCCGATTTTTTATCCTTTTGATATAAAATCTCGGCCCTAATCGCCTTTAATCCAGATACACCCTGTACACCTTCGAGCTCAACAATTTCTATGTTATTGGTAAAATAACCCTTGGCCTTTAAAAAGCTGATGTACCTTAGGTATTCCTTTTCGTCCTTACGTTGCGAATACACTATGGACAACTTTCCTTTTTGGGTAAGGCGCTCATTGGTCCCTTTGATATAGGATTTATCGATACGCTTTTTAATCACCTCGTACCTTGCATTATATGTACCGTCCACATCAAAACGCTTTTCGTCCATTCTAAAACGTATGGCCAAAGATGTACTGTACACCAATAATAGGGAGGCCACATCCAATTTTACCGGCAAATGGGGCTTTAGGGCATAATATCTGTTTTCCATTTCGCACATTACCTGAAGTTGCCAAAGCCTTAGGTTGCTCAAGAACAACTCACTAAATTCCCTATCCTTGGCAATAGAACTTCCTATGTACATGTTATGCTCCACTCCATCGGTTTTGTATCGCTCAAAATAGTGTGGGAACATCTCCTGTGCTTCTTCCTGTTTTTTGTCCAGTAAAGCTGCCAGCTTCATGTTGGCCTCCATTACACTGTCATCATAATTTTTACGATGGTCGTAATAACTTTCGGTAGCTCTATCTATTTTCTCGTTGTATTTATCCAGAAGTACTTTTATCTCGGTGTCCTCTCCTTTTTGTAGGTGATCGAACACGGGGCACACTTCTTCTTTTACAAAATCAAAAACCGCTTGTTCCGTATGGGTAAACAAAGCTTCTTTAACCTCGCTCAAATAGTTGTTTACCCTGAACATTAATTCTTCGTAGATGGGAAGCTTGTATTTTTTGAAAGCAATTTCCAAAACATCGTTTATTTCGGAAAGCTGTATCATTAAATCCCTTTGAATCGCGAGATTTCTTTCTTTTGATGAATCCTTGATATCTATCTGGCCATACAACGGATACACGTTCTTGAAAACTATTTCCTTGAACACAGGTTCTTCGCCGGCCATTTCGGTGGCCATAAAGCGTTTGGCCTCTTCTTGGAACTTCCAATAGACCGACGGATGGACAGAGGTACACTCGTGTTGGATAACGGCATCTATCAAGTTTTCCTCCTCCTCAATGGTGCGCATCACTGCCGCAACAATATACGGCATAACATCATCCAATTTATTGGCATTCACGCTATTGAGCTCGTTTACTTTGCCGGACACCAATTCCAGCACTCCTACCAGTTCCCCATTAACGGCAATTGGGGCCAAAATGGCACTTTTTATGCCTTGGTCCATTAAGTTTTTATACGGTTGGACTTTTCCTTCTGTCTTTTTAAAATATTTCTCTACGTTGGAAATTGCAAAATATTTATTCTCCTTAAACAGTTTTCCATGGGAATAGGTACAAAAAGATGAATCGCATTCCTCCATATCGTTTCCGTTAAGGATGTAGCTCTCCATACCTTTGCCGTAGATCTTGAAAAAATGGTTCGCACTCGAATCATACCCTGCAAAACCTACTTTAATATCGTTCAGGTTAAAAAACGATCTAAAAGTATCTTCGAAGCTCTCCATAAAGGACTCCCTGTCCTTTTGGGTCTTTCCAATCAGGGTAGATTTTATTTCCGAAACCGAGTGCTCCGCGGTAACATCGAACATATTGGAAATAACAAATCCTTTGGCGATAAAACTATTAGGAGGAATTTTTTCTTTCCACAGGTCCAGATTATAAAAGTTGTCCAACAGCTCATCTACATCTTCCTGGGTAATTTCCTTGGCCTTTTCGGTGGGAGTAATTTCCATAAAGTCCGCGTTGTACAAAATTCGGTATCTGCGCATTACCCCATTGGTATCGGGGATATCGTAAAAGAAAGGACGCTTAAAATCCAAGTTGTACCCATAATAGAATTTGAGAATTACGGTACTTCTCATAATATAACCGAACTCATTGGGTATATTGGTTATTTCTGGTTCAAAGTTCTCCCCGGCATCTTTTAATATCTGTCGAAATCGTTCAGAAGAATTGAACACAATATTTTCAAAAGGGGTCGAAGCCGTCTTGATCTCATTTTTGGTCAAGATGGGCGAAAAAGAATCTTCTAAGATCACCCTGATTACATCCTTGTGCTTGTCCAATAAGGACAAGTCCGTAAAACCTTCCCTTAAGATAGGGTACGGAGCCTGCACGTCCAATACATACTTTGCCCGTTCGGCCACATGCTCGTTGGGGCTATTTACCTGTTCATCATAGTGTTCCAACAATTTATTGAAACTAACTAGTTGAACCAAAGGACTTTCAGCATTGTAATCTTGCTTCATACGCAATTAGTCGAGGATTGTGATGCAAAGTTACAAAAAGTAACGATGCCCGTCCTTTTATCGATATCTTTATGGACAAATCACCATTTTTAAGGATATTTAGCAAAAAACATTTTCATGTCCTCTTCATCCCGGTTGAACCGTGCCTATAAAAATGCCAAGACCATTTGGTTCGGCGAGGAAGACAAGTTCATCTTTTTCAGCGATTGTCATCGCGGCGACAATAGCTTTGCAGATGATTTTGCCAATAACCGAAATATATACTTCCATGCCCTTAACCATTACTATCGCGAAGGTTTTTGTTATGTAGAATTGGGCGATGGTGACGAACTCTGGGAAAACCTGAGCTTTGATTCCATTTTTGAAGCGCACAAGAACGTGTATCAACTCTTGCGAAGGTTCCATTTGGAGCAACGCTTGCACATGCTCTGGGGCAACCACGATATGGTGTACCGGGACCCCGAATACGTAGAAAAAAATCTCTCTCACTATTTTGAGCCCATTGATGGTTCGGACAAAGAACTTTTTGAGGGCATTACTTATCACGAAGCTTTGATCTTAAAACATAAGGATACGGAACAAGAGATCTTTTGTATCCACGGACACCAAGCGGATTGGTGGAACTATGTCTGTTGGCGTATTGGCCGCTTTTTGGTCAGAATCTTGTGGAAACCTCTCCAAGTTGTGGGCATTGCCGACCCAACAAGTCCCGCTAAAAATTACAAAGAGCTCATCCGAATCGAAAAACGAATCAAACGATGGATTCTCAGTAAAAACCTACTTGTTACATTGGCGGGGCACACACATCGGCCGCGATTTCCGGAACCTGGGCAAATACCCTTTTTTAACGATGGGAGCTGTGTTCACCCGAGGAGCATAACCGGCATCGAAATCGAAAACGGAACCATTTCACTGATTAAATGGCACATCGATACCAGACCAGATGGTACGCTTCAAATTGTGAGGGTATTATTGGAAGGTCCTGAAAAACTTAAAGATTATATAGAAAATTAGGTCCGCTCCGCCAACTTTTTGACCGCCACCACAAATTGATCCAGCTCTGCCGTCGTGGTAAATACATTGGGTGTTATCCTGCAACCGTGAACGTTTTCAAAATCTATGGCCACTGTCCAAATATTAAATTCATCCAATAGTATTTTGGCCATATCGCTTGGTTTTATATGTTTTAGGCCCACATTGGCAATTCCACAACTTCGGTGCGGTTCTATCGGGGTATTGATCACCACGTTCTCCACATGGCGCAATTGATCGCTCCAGTACCGTTGAAGATAGCGCATGCGTTCTTCCTTTCGTTCCAGGCCTATCATTTCCAGATAATCTGCCGAATCGTTAATGGTAAGGTCGGTATGTACTGGATGTGTCCCAGTATGGTTAAGTCTTCTGATCTTGGTGTGGTCCTTCTCATGTTCCGCCAATAAAGGCCATATTTTGGGTATGTGTTTTTCTTTTACGCACA
It includes:
- a CDS encoding metallophosphoesterase, with product MKKHYFIGLLIVFLYGCATYQTKYAEPFTNNTGWEDKEVEHTFYLIGDAGKSPMGELNPTLKKIKDVLDNADKNSTAIFLGDNIYPAGFVDKDKDREGYEHSKHYLDAQLATLDNFKGKTLFIPGNHDWYSDGLKGLKREEEYVEDALDDNEAFQPENGCPIEDIEINDELLVIAIDTEWYLVNWDKHPTMNDECEIKNRGRFFEEFESLIKKNRDKTILVAMHHPMFTYGSHGGQYSFKQGLYPNGGKVPMPILGSAINLLRKTSGATAEDITNRRYNELKKRIVTLSQYSDKVIFASGHEHTLQYIKEFGKPQIVSGSGAKTGATRLLNGSKFSTGRNGYAILKVFTDGSSKVEFYGADADSHELLFETQVLPPDRSTKKVELSDEFPAYKMASVYSAEDIEKSGFHKWLWGERYRKYYATQVKAPTVRLDTLFGGLTVVRKGGGNQSNSLRLADRQGKEYVMRGLRKSAERYLQAIAFQDQYIIGQFEDTYTEKLLLDLYTGAHPYAPFTIGKLSDALGMFHTNPKLYYVPKQSVLGDYNQEFGDELYMIEEHVSDDHDNLKSFGYTKKIESTYDLMDKLREDEEYSIDHKEYVKARLFDILVGDWDRHVDQWRWAEFEQENGNKLYKPIPRDRDQVYSRWGDGLIMNFGSRAVPALRIFEGFHGKVRSVKGFTSSPRTFALDMALLSEADLDMWIEQAKFIQDNINADIIDDAFMAFPEEVRDETLTEIKSILLARKQNLVETAKEYFAVLNKYSVVTGTDKDDYFNIVSMPNGNVEVRGYRIKGGEMTDLFFSKVYSPEYTKEIWLYGLDDDDVFNIKTADSKIKVRIAGGQNNDIYKISEDSKRISVYDFKTKKNTLDEAYAGRIKLVNDYDTNTYDFLNIKGNNNQVLPMIGFNPDDGVKIGLTNTYTFNGFRKNPFTQQHTFNASYFFATNGFDLGYSGEFAHVFNKVNLALDARFTSPNFTLNFFGFGNESVNNDDDEPLGLDYNRVRIRTLQFSPALVWRGFYGSKVKLGISYENIEIEETEDRFINEFYIANGEESHLSFFGADASYHYSNADNNAFPTIGMAFSLEGGFKTNLDDSSRSFGYIKPSFSMDHKLTADGRVVLASKVNAHFTLGDGYEFYQAASLGGNNGLRGFRFQRFTGKKAYVQSTDLRYSFRRTKTGVLPVTPGIYGGFDYGRVWFPGDESKKWHNSYGGGFILNGADVLSANFGLFNSTDGVRFAFGLGLGF
- a CDS encoding Pycsar system effector family protein; the protein is MSEIVEKTKLFVTNLLTEKLDSKFLYHNLRHTERVVKSTKELINYYDLGEVENERLLVAAWFHDVGHVNGMEEHEEKGCKIATDFLTDNGVDNTTIEEVCSLIMATKMSKEPDNLMESIICDADFSHLAKRSYWETTDFLKDELEELGVGKYTSKQWRDKNIKMFRNHVFYTDYAKENWEDGKQKNLKQLLKEKKDEKKIAKKEALKAKYKSESPDRSVQTLYRVTLRNHLKLSDIADTKANILLSVNAIIISLVLANLFTKLDNPSNSYMIYPTFILILFSVISMVLSVLATRPNITSGKFTKEDVEKKRVNLLFFGNFHKMELQEYEWALKELIKDKDYVYSSLTKDLYYLGVVLDRKYKILRVTYNIFMLGIIISVLAFGIAFRFFGPDRLIF
- a CDS encoding GAF domain-containing protein; the encoded protein is MKQDYNAESPLVQLVSFNKLLEHYDEQVNSPNEHVAERAKYVLDVQAPYPILREGFTDLSLLDKHKDVIRVILEDSFSPILTKNEIKTASTPFENIVFNSSERFRQILKDAGENFEPEITNIPNEFGYIMRSTVILKFYYGYNLDFKRPFFYDIPDTNGVMRRYRILYNADFMEITPTEKAKEITQEDVDELLDNFYNLDLWKEKIPPNSFIAKGFVISNMFDVTAEHSVSEIKSTLIGKTQKDRESFMESFEDTFRSFFNLNDIKVGFAGYDSSANHFFKIYGKGMESYILNGNDMEECDSSFCTYSHGKLFKENKYFAISNVEKYFKKTEGKVQPYKNLMDQGIKSAILAPIAVNGELVGVLELVSGKVNELNSVNANKLDDVMPYIVAAVMRTIEEEENLIDAVIQHECTSVHPSVYWKFQEEAKRFMATEMAGEEPVFKEIVFKNVYPLYGQIDIKDSSKERNLAIQRDLMIQLSEINDVLEIAFKKYKLPIYEELMFRVNNYLSEVKEALFTHTEQAVFDFVKEEVCPVFDHLQKGEDTEIKVLLDKYNEKIDRATESYYDHRKNYDDSVMEANMKLAALLDKKQEEAQEMFPHYFERYKTDGVEHNMYIGSSIAKDREFSELFLSNLRLWQLQVMCEMENRYYALKPHLPVKLDVASLLLVYSTSLAIRFRMDEKRFDVDGTYNARYEVIKKRIDKSYIKGTNERLTQKGKLSIVYSQRKDEKEYLRYISFLKAKGYFTNNIEIVELEGVQGVSGLKAIRAEILYQKDKKSERTYTYDDLMAELSL
- a CDS encoding metallophosphoesterase is translated as MSSSSRLNRAYKNAKTIWFGEEDKFIFFSDCHRGDNSFADDFANNRNIYFHALNHYYREGFCYVELGDGDELWENLSFDSIFEAHKNVYQLLRRFHLEQRLHMLWGNHDMVYRDPEYVEKNLSHYFEPIDGSDKELFEGITYHEALILKHKDTEQEIFCIHGHQADWWNYVCWRIGRFLVRILWKPLQVVGIADPTSPAKNYKELIRIEKRIKRWILSKNLLVTLAGHTHRPRFPEPGQIPFFNDGSCVHPRSITGIEIENGTISLIKWHIDTRPDGTLQIVRVLLEGPEKLKDYIEN